A portion of the Deinococcus peraridilitoris DSM 19664 genome contains these proteins:
- a CDS encoding helix-turn-helix domain-containing protein — translation MTLREQFDRLPKLLKVSEVCDYTGCHERTVRRWIRDGRLSAVESGAGLRVPRRSLWRFLGLDIALSA, via the coding sequence GTGACCTTACGTGAACAGTTCGACCGTTTGCCGAAGCTCCTCAAGGTCAGCGAAGTCTGCGATTACACCGGTTGTCACGAACGAACCGTGCGCCGCTGGATTCGTGACGGACGGCTCAGCGCCGTCGAGAGCGGTGCGGGCCTGCGGGTCCCCCGACGCTCCCTGTGGCGTTTCCTGGGTCTGGATATCGCCCTGAGTGCCTGA
- a CDS encoding cytochrome P450 — protein sequence MNIPERHFDLNDPAFIRNPYPLLAELRQETPVFFEPTWNKVFFARYDDIAAILRDRRFGRSITHILSRDELGWPPPDPRQAAFDHFQDHHLLDAEPPRHTRLRSLVTKAFTPRRVEELRSRVEGIVARSLDRLGEHQQFDLVADVAEELPVTVIAELLGVPEEDRHRLRPWSADIVKLYELGFTPEDQLRANTAVLDFSAYLRALAAERRARPRDDLISALVQVEEQGERLSEDELIGTGILLLNAGHEASVNGTVAGVLALMRRREAWDTLAQAAKADGPPSLLFRSAVEELLRFDSPLPMFERWVLDDTEVGGAVLERGMEVALLYASGNRDPGKFERADDLILTREPNAHLTFGLGIHYCLGAPLARLEMQIALHALAWRFPKLQLADETASVPYGKGFVIRGIQQLMVRPD from the coding sequence GTGAACATTCCCGAGCGACACTTCGACCTGAACGACCCGGCGTTCATTCGCAATCCCTATCCGCTGCTGGCCGAACTGCGCCAGGAGACCCCAGTTTTTTTCGAGCCCACCTGGAACAAGGTCTTTTTCGCGCGTTACGACGACATCGCGGCCATCCTGCGCGACCGGCGCTTCGGACGCTCGATCACCCACATTCTTTCGCGCGACGAGCTCGGTTGGCCGCCGCCTGATCCCCGGCAGGCCGCCTTCGACCATTTTCAGGATCACCACCTGCTCGACGCCGAGCCTCCCCGCCATACCCGGCTGCGCAGCCTGGTCACCAAAGCGTTCACCCCCCGGCGGGTTGAGGAACTGCGCTCGCGCGTCGAGGGGATCGTCGCGCGCAGCCTCGACCGGCTGGGCGAGCATCAACAGTTCGATTTGGTGGCCGATGTTGCCGAGGAGCTGCCGGTGACCGTGATCGCGGAGCTGCTGGGCGTACCCGAAGAGGACCGACATCGCTTGCGGCCGTGGTCGGCAGATATCGTGAAACTGTACGAGTTGGGCTTCACCCCGGAAGATCAGCTGCGCGCCAACACCGCCGTTCTGGATTTTTCGGCATACCTGCGTGCGCTGGCCGCCGAGCGCCGGGCCCGGCCCCGCGACGACCTGATCTCGGCCCTGGTGCAGGTCGAGGAGCAGGGCGAGCGGCTGAGCGAGGACGAACTGATCGGGACCGGCATCCTGCTGCTCAATGCCGGACATGAAGCGAGCGTCAACGGCACGGTGGCGGGCGTGCTCGCCCTGATGCGCAGGCGGGAAGCCTGGGATACGCTCGCGCAGGCAGCCAAGGCGGATGGTCCGCCATCCTTGCTGTTCAGAAGTGCGGTGGAGGAGTTGCTGCGCTTCGACTCTCCCCTGCCGATGTTCGAACGCTGGGTGCTGGACGACACCGAGGTTGGTGGCGCCGTGCTGGAGCGCGGCATGGAGGTGGCCTTGCTGTACGCCTCGGGCAACCGGGATCCAGGCAAATTCGAACGCGCCGACGACCTGATTCTGACGCGTGAACCCAACGCACACCTGACGTTCGGCCTTGGCATTCACTACTGCCTGGGCGCACCCCTCGCCCGGCTGGAGATGCAGATCGCCCTGCACGCGCTCGCCTGGCGCTTTCCGAAGCTGCAGCTGGCCGATGAAACGGCGAGCGTTCCGTACGGCAAAGGGTTCGTGATTCGCGGTATACAGCAGCTGATGGTGCGCCCCGACTGA
- a CDS encoding polyprenyl synthetase family protein encodes MRPEVIERIEALLPAQHHRPEIELLYRMMRDYPARGGKGIRSELLLRGAAAYGAPPGASAWLATAIELFQSWVLIHDDIEDDSEERRGQPALHRQHGVALAINAGDALHAYMWEAVLHAGVEGAPGEFARMIHRTAEGQHVDLAWVQHHQWQLTPSDYLEMVRLKTGYYTVVVPLRLAMMAAGRAPDPRLEAPGLDLGAAFQIRDDVLNLVAQGQGYGKEIGGDLLEGKRTLIVLHWLQGASCGEREAFLSEMAKPRSAKDAEVVAALLHSIQHSGAVEHAMTVAHDLAERGLNALSGVLQEAPHPAEARHILGLMRQLATREA; translated from the coding sequence GTGCGTCCTGAAGTGATCGAGCGAATCGAGGCGTTGCTGCCCGCGCAGCATCACCGGCCCGAAATCGAGCTGCTGTACCGCATGATGCGCGACTATCCCGCCCGGGGGGGCAAAGGTATTCGCAGCGAGCTGCTGCTGCGAGGTGCTGCGGCCTACGGCGCGCCGCCGGGTGCGTCGGCCTGGCTGGCAACGGCCATCGAACTGTTTCAAAGCTGGGTGCTGATTCACGACGACATCGAGGACGACAGTGAAGAACGTCGCGGCCAGCCTGCGCTGCACCGCCAGCACGGCGTCGCCCTGGCCATCAACGCCGGGGACGCCCTGCACGCCTACATGTGGGAGGCAGTCCTTCACGCGGGCGTGGAGGGCGCTCCCGGTGAGTTCGCGCGCATGATTCACCGCACCGCCGAAGGCCAGCATGTCGATCTCGCCTGGGTACAGCACCACCAGTGGCAACTGACGCCAAGCGACTACCTGGAAATGGTGAGGCTCAAGACCGGGTATTACACGGTCGTGGTGCCCCTCCGGCTGGCCATGATGGCCGCCGGGCGTGCTCCCGATCCCCGTCTGGAAGCGCCAGGGCTGGACCTGGGGGCTGCGTTCCAGATTCGTGACGACGTGCTCAACCTTGTCGCGCAAGGTCAGGGCTACGGCAAGGAAATTGGTGGCGATCTGCTGGAGGGCAAGCGTACGCTGATCGTGCTGCATTGGCTGCAGGGCGCTTCGTGCGGCGAACGCGAAGCCTTCCTGAGCGAGATGGCCAAGCCGCGCAGCGCCAAGGACGCAGAAGTGGTGGCCGCTCTTCTGCACTCGATTCAGCACAGTGGCGCCGTGGAGCACGCGATGACCGTCGCGCACGACCTGGCCGAGCGTGGCCTGAACGCATTGAGCGGCGTGCTGCAAGAAGCGCCCCACCCGGCAGAGGCCCGTCACATTCTCGGCCTGATGCGCCAGCTCGCCACGCGGGAGGCCTGA
- a CDS encoding HD-GYP domain-containing protein: protein MKIRMILYSRLMSRRGYASSLAALLTFGLACAGLGAAWGAESRPASVLHAALPVAGPSLWPVNVLHPLNLLAVLLVGCALVWLARRLERARRDALRVQQLRRTLDGGLLTMGWSLEERGFEVPGHTERVVQLACALGEAMDLDPAQQEQLKQGAYLHDIGKLTLPDSLLGKTSGLTEDERAQERSHPERGFDIAARLPGLSRGALSVIRYHHERWDGQGYPARLEGTQIPLLARIFAVCDVYDFLTGEREGKVTWTPEAARMEISAQAGRQFDPEVVAAFLAMPAVAFAAASETAPRPAEPVAVPIETVLPSSPRLLN from the coding sequence ATGAAGATCAGAATGATCCTCTACTCGCGGTTGATGTCACGGCGCGGTTATGCCTCTTCTCTCGCTGCCCTCCTGACTTTTGGGCTGGCCTGCGCAGGACTGGGCGCAGCCTGGGGTGCCGAAAGTCGCCCTGCGTCGGTCCTGCACGCGGCGCTGCCCGTGGCGGGTCCGTCTTTGTGGCCGGTGAATGTTCTTCATCCGCTCAACCTGCTGGCGGTGCTGCTGGTGGGCTGTGCACTGGTCTGGCTGGCGCGGCGTCTGGAAAGGGCGCGCCGTGACGCGCTGCGTGTGCAGCAGCTGCGACGCACGCTGGACGGTGGCCTGCTGACGATGGGCTGGAGCCTGGAGGAGCGCGGTTTCGAGGTGCCCGGTCATACCGAGCGCGTCGTGCAGCTGGCCTGTGCGCTCGGCGAAGCCATGGACCTCGACCCGGCGCAGCAAGAGCAGCTGAAGCAGGGCGCTTATCTGCACGACATCGGCAAGCTCACGCTGCCCGACAGCCTGCTGGGCAAAACCAGCGGACTGACCGAAGACGAACGGGCCCAGGAACGCAGCCACCCCGAGCGGGGCTTTGACATCGCCGCGCGTCTGCCCGGCCTGTCGCGCGGCGCCCTGAGCGTCATTCGCTATCATCACGAGCGTTGGGACGGGCAAGGGTACCCCGCACGTCTCGAAGGAACGCAGATTCCGCTGCTGGCGCGCATTTTTGCGGTCTGTGACGTCTATGACTTCCTGACCGGGGAGCGCGAGGGCAAGGTGACCTGGACGCCCGAGGCGGCCCGCATGGAAATCTCGGCACAGGCTGGCCGGCAATTCGACCCTGAAGTCGTGGCGGCGTTTCTGGCCATGCCGGCGGTCGCTTTCGCTGCGGCCAGCGAGACGGCTCCACGTCCTGCCGAGCCGGTCGCCGTGCCCATCGAGACCGTTTTGCCGAGCAGCCCGCGTTTGCTCAACTGA
- the purM gene encoding phosphoribosylformylglycinamidine cyclo-ligase, with protein sequence MAHSESGNPETAYKRAGVDIDAGARAVELMKASVARTHTPDVLAGLGSFGGLFRARALTALQDPVLVASTDGVGTKTKVATRARRFAGLGADIVNHCVNDILVQGARPLFFLDYVAMGKLDPQVVAEFVGGAARACEALAVALLGGETAEMPGVYVEGELDIVGTIVGAVDRAAIVDGSRLQEGDVLIGLPSTGLHTNGYSLARAALADLDWQEFRSDIDNTLEEALLAPHRAYVGAYDALLGAGVEVRGMAHLTGGGLVDNPPRVFPDGLGAVIWEGSWPVPPLFTLICERAGVPPLEAYRALNMGLGFLFMVPAAQREAAEAALLTAGEAPCWVGELRRGRGVAFEVR encoded by the coding sequence GTGGCACACAGCGAGTCAGGCAATCCGGAAACCGCGTATAAGCGTGCAGGCGTCGACATCGATGCGGGAGCGCGCGCCGTCGAACTCATGAAGGCCTCCGTGGCCCGTACCCACACGCCAGACGTACTGGCCGGCCTGGGTTCCTTTGGCGGACTGTTCCGCGCCCGTGCCCTCACGGCCCTTCAGGACCCGGTGCTGGTGGCCTCCACCGACGGCGTGGGCACCAAAACCAAGGTGGCGACGCGCGCGCGCCGCTTCGCGGGGCTGGGCGCCGACATCGTCAACCACTGCGTCAACGACATCCTGGTGCAGGGCGCCCGGCCACTCTTTTTTCTGGATTATGTCGCGATGGGCAAACTCGATCCTCAGGTGGTCGCTGAATTCGTGGGAGGCGCCGCGCGCGCCTGCGAAGCTTTGGCCGTGGCCCTGCTGGGCGGTGAAACTGCCGAAATGCCCGGCGTCTACGTCGAGGGCGAGCTCGACATCGTCGGGACGATTGTCGGCGCCGTGGACCGCGCAGCGATCGTGGACGGCAGCCGGCTGCAGGAAGGTGACGTGCTGATCGGCTTGCCCTCGACCGGGCTGCACACCAACGGCTACAGTCTGGCGCGCGCTGCCCTTGCCGACCTGGACTGGCAGGAATTCCGGAGCGACATCGACAACACCCTGGAAGAAGCCCTGCTGGCACCACACCGTGCCTACGTCGGCGCCTATGACGCCCTGTTGGGCGCCGGAGTCGAGGTGCGTGGCATGGCACACCTGACCGGGGGAGGCCTTGTCGACAATCCGCCCCGGGTGTTTCCCGACGGATTGGGCGCGGTGATCTGGGAGGGAAGCTGGCCCGTACCGCCGCTTTTCACCCTCATCTGCGAGCGCGCTGGAGTGCCGCCGCTCGAGGCCTACCGGGCCCTGAACATGGGCCTCGGCTTTCTGTTCATGGTGCCCGCCGCGCAGCGTGAAGCCGCCGAGGCTGCCCTGCTGACCGCGGGGGAAGCGCCCTGCTGGGTCGGAGAGCTGCGCCGTGGGCGCGGTGTCGCCTTCGAGGTCAGGTAA
- a CDS encoding histidine phosphatase family protein — protein sequence MPTRRAPTGFEPLDHSRLTEFWVVRHAESEWNASGRYQGQTDVPLSQTGREQAARLAGRLTGMAFDAVYSSDLIRAFDTARTVAATLRGAPEVRTELGLREIDVGELAGKVPAEIKAEFPEYIEALRLDPWNARRPGGESMADLSLRARAAFDELCERHHGERVLMVTHGGVVRVAVSFAIGEDSRHVWARLSVANTAITRVALGPAGGQLLSFNDVAHLERVQKPDMHDDLAGDREGTRGAAR from the coding sequence GTGCCGACGAGACGTGCACCTACGGGTTTCGAACCTCTCGACCACAGCCGCCTGACCGAATTCTGGGTGGTGCGGCATGCGGAAAGCGAATGGAACGCTTCTGGCCGCTATCAGGGACAGACCGACGTGCCCCTGTCACAGACGGGCCGCGAACAGGCTGCCCGTCTGGCCGGACGCCTGACCGGCATGGCGTTCGACGCGGTGTACTCCAGCGACCTGATCCGCGCCTTCGATACCGCCCGCACAGTCGCCGCCACGCTGCGAGGAGCACCCGAGGTGCGCACGGAACTCGGTCTGCGTGAAATCGACGTGGGAGAACTGGCCGGCAAGGTGCCTGCCGAAATCAAGGCCGAGTTTCCCGAGTACATCGAGGCATTACGGCTTGACCCCTGGAATGCCCGCCGTCCGGGCGGCGAGAGCATGGCCGATTTGTCCTTGCGGGCCAGGGCGGCCTTTGACGAGCTCTGCGAGCGTCATCATGGCGAGCGTGTCCTGATGGTCACCCATGGAGGTGTGGTACGGGTCGCGGTCAGCTTCGCCATCGGCGAGGACAGCCGACACGTCTGGGCGCGTCTGTCCGTGGCGAACACCGCCATTACCCGCGTTGCGCTGGGTCCGGCGGGCGGTCAACTCCTCTCCTTCAACGACGTCGCGCACCTGGAGCGTGTGCAGAAACCGGACATGCACGATGATCTGGCGGGCGACCGCGAAGGGACGAGAGGTGCGGCGCGGTGA
- the meaB gene encoding methylmalonyl Co-A mutase-associated GTPase MeaB, protein MTLSSSLLERFRAGDPRALARLITLVESETPLGAELLSALRSGTPSAPVIGVTGSPGSGKSTLVDALIASARERGERVGVVAVDPSSPFSGGAILGDRIRMLRHHADTGVFVRSLASRGALGGLSKRAMGVVSLMEAFDFDWIFLETVGVGQSEVDIASVADHTLLVLTPAGGDAVQAFKAGIMEIADLLIVNKADLPGAERMVRELRAALGLGAHDEFTWLPPILKTVASSGDGARDVLDAVLKHRVFLGEAGLAERRLERARFEVRAEVQERASRLAGRAESDVLRAVAAGKLSAGEAADHLLRGS, encoded by the coding sequence GTGACGCTCTCCTCTTCTTTGCTGGAGCGCTTTCGTGCCGGCGATCCGCGCGCCCTGGCGCGGCTGATCACCCTGGTCGAGTCCGAAACGCCGCTGGGCGCCGAGTTGCTGTCGGCACTGCGAAGTGGGACGCCCAGCGCACCGGTGATCGGCGTGACCGGCAGTCCCGGCAGCGGCAAAAGCACGCTGGTAGACGCCTTGATCGCGAGCGCCCGCGAGCGGGGTGAGCGGGTCGGTGTGGTGGCCGTCGATCCGTCGAGTCCTTTTTCCGGTGGAGCGATTCTGGGCGACCGTATTCGTATGCTGCGCCATCACGCCGACACGGGCGTGTTTGTGCGGTCGCTCGCTTCGCGTGGCGCGCTGGGGGGCCTTAGCAAGCGTGCGATGGGTGTGGTGTCGCTGATGGAAGCCTTTGATTTCGACTGGATTTTTCTGGAAACCGTTGGTGTCGGGCAGAGCGAGGTGGACATCGCTTCGGTGGCCGACCACACCCTGCTGGTCCTGACGCCTGCCGGTGGAGATGCGGTGCAGGCCTTCAAGGCTGGCATCATGGAAATCGCCGACCTCCTGATCGTGAACAAAGCCGATCTGCCCGGAGCCGAGCGCATGGTGCGCGAACTGCGCGCCGCGCTCGGCTTGGGTGCGCATGACGAGTTCACCTGGCTGCCGCCGATCCTCAAGACCGTAGCGTCGAGCGGAGATGGTGCACGTGACGTGCTGGACGCCGTGTTGAAGCACCGCGTGTTCCTGGGTGAAGCGGGCCTGGCCGAGCGCCGTCTGGAGCGTGCACGTTTCGAGGTGCGCGCGGAAGTGCAGGAGCGCGCCTCGCGCCTGGCCGGGCGCGCCGAGAGCGACGTGCTGCGTGCGGTCGCCGCGGGCAAGTTGAGTGCCGGCGAAGCGGCTGATCACCTGCTGAGAGGCAGCTGA
- a CDS encoding aminotransferase class IV, translated as MSSEFQPPRALPQELDSPAWLHGLSAFTTIRTQRGCPLLWSAHLARLSHTCAFLGLPEPSLPAEAVLAQLEPLPEGRLRLTVTGEELWWSHRPLVPVPRVPVSVWLGEVQVHAQLGRHKTGNYLPYVLAAREASRHGTFESWLVDEAGCVVDGSRTSLLVEVQGELLIPWGGLPGVTCAELLRAWRRPARRDHLSRSVLMQVERAWITGSGIGVLPVRELRWAGGGRELRVVWPDVTHPALQPPQ; from the coding sequence GTGAGTTCCGAGTTTCAGCCACCGCGGGCGTTGCCCCAGGAACTCGACTCACCCGCGTGGCTGCACGGCCTGAGTGCCTTTACGACCATCCGCACGCAGCGCGGTTGCCCGCTGCTGTGGTCCGCGCACCTCGCACGGCTTTCGCACACCTGCGCATTTCTCGGCTTGCCCGAGCCCAGTCTTCCTGCCGAGGCCGTCCTCGCACAACTGGAGCCGCTTCCCGAAGGGCGTCTGCGCCTTACGGTGACCGGCGAGGAGCTCTGGTGGTCTCACCGTCCGCTGGTCCCGGTACCACGTGTTCCCGTGAGCGTCTGGCTGGGCGAGGTACAGGTCCACGCTCAGCTGGGCCGGCACAAGACCGGAAATTACCTGCCGTACGTTCTGGCAGCCCGCGAAGCTTCCCGTCACGGCACCTTCGAAAGCTGGCTGGTCGACGAAGCCGGGTGCGTGGTGGACGGGAGCCGCACCAGCCTGCTCGTTGAAGTACAAGGTGAACTGCTCATCCCCTGGGGCGGCTTGCCGGGCGTGACGTGCGCGGAGCTGTTGCGCGCCTGGCGCCGTCCGGCGCGCCGGGACCACCTTTCGCGCTCTGTCCTGATGCAGGTCGAGCGCGCCTGGATCACCGGCAGCGGAATCGGCGTGCTGCCCGTGCGGGAGTTACGGTGGGCGGGCGGCGGGCGGGAGCTGCGGGTTGTCTGGCCGGACGTGACTCACCCGGCGTTGCAGCCTCCACAGTAG
- a CDS encoding chorismate-binding protein: MNSRWASCLPQLSPRKVLLRLRAAGLPGLALLESAGPLTPDSRFSYLSAAPTRFTQELPARPGGTAAFPAWLGGLKYEAALTFGLPAHPPCGPAQFWGYYPSGLVWDREQGTLNVVGEAHLDWSGLLGAQTPDLPELQLGDWSADDLDFEQGVATVQELIRAGEVYQVNLSRGVHAHAQGDPLAAYLRVAQLNPSPFMAYLELGDEVVVSASPERLVEWTGERISARPIAGTRRRGDTTAEDEALEAELRASSKEQAEHIMLLDLVRHDLGRAARPGSVWVPDLMLVERYSHVMHLVSEVRAQPRANLSVLELCEATFPGGTITGAPKRRVMQAIRDLEPGGRGWYTGSVGLISAERVDLNILIRTAAFSRRAAGWEVSVRAGAGVVIDSRGEHEGRETRHKAAALLQALTPGAPGRAAQQPELPRPGRVWRPSLADSQLARPPRVLFLDNFDSFTFNLVHDLQALGSEVLIRSATCSLSELLALSPSHVVIGPGPGTPQSSGVTLELTRCALNRDLPLLGVCLGHQALGEALGARVERAATPVHGQAETITHDGSGIFGGLEQNVQFTRYHSLVIRQLPSTLRVTARSRDGEVMGIEVPGKPAWGVQFHPESVLSREGRRLLGNFLRLGEQYTQRPQEHAAR; this comes from the coding sequence GTGAATTCGCGCTGGGCGTCCTGCCTGCCTCAACTCTCGCCGCGTAAGGTGCTGCTGCGCCTGCGCGCCGCCGGGCTGCCGGGCCTGGCGCTGCTGGAATCGGCCGGTCCGCTGACTCCCGATTCGCGCTTTTCATATTTGAGCGCCGCGCCGACTCGTTTCACGCAGGAGTTGCCAGCGCGTCCGGGCGGCACAGCGGCCTTTCCGGCCTGGCTGGGCGGCCTCAAGTACGAAGCGGCCTTGACGTTCGGACTGCCCGCGCATCCTCCGTGCGGACCGGCGCAGTTCTGGGGCTACTACCCCTCCGGGCTGGTGTGGGACCGCGAGCAAGGCACCCTGAACGTCGTGGGCGAGGCGCACCTGGACTGGTCAGGTCTGCTCGGTGCCCAGACCCCAGACCTGCCCGAGCTGCAGTTGGGCGACTGGAGCGCCGATGATCTCGACTTCGAGCAGGGCGTGGCGACCGTGCAGGAGTTGATCCGTGCTGGTGAGGTGTACCAGGTGAATCTGTCACGCGGGGTGCACGCGCACGCACAGGGCGACCCTTTGGCCGCCTATCTGAGGGTCGCGCAGCTGAACCCCAGCCCCTTCATGGCGTACCTGGAGCTGGGCGACGAGGTGGTGGTGAGCGCCTCACCGGAGCGGCTGGTGGAGTGGACGGGCGAGCGCATTTCGGCACGGCCCATTGCAGGCACACGGCGGCGCGGCGACACCACGGCAGAAGACGAGGCGCTGGAGGCAGAACTGCGCGCCAGCAGTAAGGAGCAGGCCGAGCACATCATGCTGCTCGATCTGGTGCGGCACGATCTGGGCCGCGCGGCCCGGCCCGGCAGTGTCTGGGTGCCCGACCTGATGCTGGTCGAGCGTTACAGCCACGTCATGCACCTCGTCAGTGAGGTCCGCGCACAGCCCCGCGCGAACCTGAGCGTGCTGGAACTGTGCGAAGCGACCTTTCCGGGGGGCACCATCACCGGCGCGCCCAAACGGCGGGTGATGCAGGCCATCCGTGATCTGGAGCCCGGAGGACGCGGCTGGTACACCGGCAGTGTCGGGCTGATCAGCGCCGAGCGCGTCGACCTGAACATCTTGATTCGTACTGCGGCCTTCTCGCGCCGGGCAGCGGGCTGGGAAGTCAGCGTGCGAGCAGGCGCGGGTGTAGTGATCGATTCGCGAGGCGAGCACGAAGGGCGCGAAACCAGGCACAAGGCGGCGGCCCTGCTGCAGGCGCTCACGCCGGGCGCGCCGGGCCGGGCCGCTCAACAACCAGAACTGCCCCGTCCGGGCCGCGTCTGGCGTCCCAGCCTGGCCGACAGTCAACTTGCACGTCCACCCCGAGTGCTGTTTCTCGACAATTTCGATTCGTTCACCTTCAATCTCGTGCATGACCTGCAGGCGCTCGGAAGCGAGGTGCTGATTCGCAGCGCGACGTGTTCGCTAAGCGAACTGCTCGCCCTTTCACCGTCGCACGTGGTGATCGGTCCGGGTCCCGGCACGCCCCAGTCGAGCGGGGTGACCCTGGAACTGACACGCTGCGCCCTGAACCGCGACCTTCCGCTGTTGGGCGTCTGCCTCGGACATCAGGCGCTGGGTGAGGCCCTGGGCGCACGCGTGGAACGCGCCGCCACACCGGTTCATGGCCAAGCGGAAACCATCACGCACGACGGTTCGGGCATTTTCGGGGGCCTGGAGCAAAACGTGCAGTTCACGCGCTACCACTCGCTGGTCATTCGGCAATTGCCTTCAACGCTGCGGGTCACGGCCCGCAGCCGGGACGGCGAGGTGATGGGCATCGAGGTTCCCGGCAAACCCGCCTGGGGCGTGCAGTTTCACCCGGAATCCGTGCTGTCCCGTGAAGGCCGCCGACTGCTCGGTAATTTCTTGAGGTTGGGAGAGCAATACACGCAACGCCCACAGGAGCACGCAGCACGGTGA
- a CDS encoding response regulator, with the protein MDTAEAKTISLLLVDDHPVVRKGTRDLLEGERDLHVVGEAESGEEAITQARALRPDVILMDVSMPGMNGIEATRHIKAEMPTIGVLVLTSYDDDAYVFALLEAGAAGYILKNATEDELLGAVRAVAAGESALHPSVARKVLERFSNHVAPTPAEELLSPRELEVLRIAATGRTNKEIARDLDISPRTVQVHLANIFSKLGVGSRTEAVLYGIKRGWIDVTTID; encoded by the coding sequence ATGGACACCGCTGAAGCCAAGACCATCTCGCTGCTTCTTGTCGACGATCATCCGGTGGTGCGCAAGGGCACCCGCGACCTGCTGGAGGGAGAACGTGACCTGCACGTGGTCGGTGAGGCCGAAAGCGGCGAGGAAGCCATCACGCAGGCCCGCGCCCTGCGCCCCGACGTGATTCTGATGGACGTCAGCATGCCCGGCATGAACGGCATCGAGGCTACCCGGCACATCAAGGCCGAGATGCCGACCATTGGGGTATTGGTGCTGACGAGTTACGACGACGACGCCTACGTCTTTGCCCTGCTCGAAGCGGGTGCGGCCGGGTACATCCTCAAGAACGCCACCGAGGACGAACTGCTGGGGGCCGTACGCGCCGTGGCAGCCGGTGAGAGCGCCTTGCATCCATCGGTGGCCCGCAAGGTGCTCGAGCGCTTCTCCAATCACGTCGCCCCCACGCCCGCCGAGGAGCTGCTCTCGCCGCGCGAACTCGAGGTGCTGCGCATCGCCGCGACGGGCCGCACCAACAAGGAAATCGCCCGTGACCTCGATATCTCGCCGCGCACGGTGCAGGTGCATCTCGCCAACATCTTCAGCAAGCTGGGCGTGGGCAGCCGCACCGAGGCGGTTCTGTACGGGATCAAGCGCGGCTGGATCGACGTCACGACCATCGATTGA